Part of the Citrus sinensis cultivar Valencia sweet orange chromosome 2, DVS_A1.0, whole genome shotgun sequence genome, ATTTAGAGCTGTAATCCTATTACCTCCTAAAATTCTAACAAAATTCATTCCCGGGAGACATCGTGGTTTTTCTGCaaagaaagatgaagaaaaaaaatattagaggacacttgataattttcaaactaAAAGTATTTATCAGTAGCCAGGGAAAGCAAAAGACTCGAAGCATCTTTATTGTTGCAGgctgtaaaaaaatatttttacgtGGCAATAAGATTGATAAAACATTTAGATAGACAGCTAATTTCTCAGTTAAGTGTTTCCAAAGTTTTTATACAATGTGAAAGGGAGACATTAAATAAGCTTGGATggcagaaaaaagaaagtaacaaaaaaaaattcatctatAAAATTGCAACATGATTtcctcaaaaaattatttggaggGAGAGAGAGGGGAAAAATGGGAATCACTTAATGTTATGGATGCACAATACAATCTATCAAACATTGGCAAATAATACGGAATGATCAGAATTTCACTTATTACCCCAAACACCTTACTGGTGAGTTTTCCCTCTTAAAATTCTGAGGTGCTAAACAGCTGAACATGGTATCAAACACTAATGAACATGTCTACAAACCTGAGAATAAATCCAACATCTTAATCAACATAAATGACACATTAATGCCAGCAACAGCAAATGGATACTCCCAAGTCGCTCGATTTCCCCCTTGCTTGAATAACAACCTCTGAAAAGATGCCTTCATTTAAATGTTTATACAGTTAGAAAAATGTACAAccagttttttttctttttaacacaGATTTGGATATACAGAAAACTTAAAAGAGATTGAAATGATGCTCAAAAGGCTGgggaaattaaaagaaaaagaaaaagagaggaagaaaatgaagaaagctGATGTAATTGGTAACAGAACCCGAACAATAGAAAGGACATACCGGATAATTCTTGGCAAGGAAAAGCAAGTTTTCAAGAGAAATAAATCCGCAACCCCTAAGGAAAGAAGTTCAGATCAGTTTTCAAGTGATTGAGATTTTTGGCTTCTTAAGAAACCAATGATGTTTTTATACCGTGTGTACTTGTATGGCATAAAAAGTAACCATAATTAAAGTCCGCAGAAACAAAGTCTATCGATTTTCATGTTCAGTAGCATATGCAAAACACATGGTACTATATTACTTTCTCAGAGTACTAAAATAGAGCATTACAATGAACTTACTGTTTCCCATATGCAGTTTCAAACTAGCCCCACAAGTGTATATtctattcttatttttacattaagaAGGATGATTAGAGAAAATCCATGACTAAAACCTCAATGGTAGAACACTTGCTCCTCTCATGATTCTCAACCCATTGTATATAAAATCTCTTTATATTAAGAAGAATGGTACCTGAAGTCAGTTGATGGATTAGGACCTTGCCACCCCATGTCTTTCCATTGCTCAGAGATCATGCCATTTAGAACAACATTTGGAAAGGCAAAGCGCCACAAATCTCTAAGAGCTGCCTGTCAatgaaaaaggccaaaaacaTTGACTTTTAATAGGCATAAAAGCAATTCTTAACAAGATAAATGCTGGAACTTACAACAAAGAATATCCTCTCAAGAAATTgcacaagaaaacaaaatatatatagactGGAGATTAGGCAAATGTGCAGTCTATCTCTCATGACTGGGAACCACAAACCAGATCATGCATTTGGAAGCAGAGATTTAAAACCATATACCCTATTTTACTCATAATAAAGTACTTCACAAAGAGTGAGACCAGAAAAGGTAGAGTGTCTTGTTGATGGATTGATAAAAAGAACATATTgtcaatatataattaagtcTAATTAATGCATTTGTACtttcattcaattaaaaaacaataaatctcacaggaaaaaagaaactacTTGATGATCAGGGCGACTCTCGTCAAAAGGAGTTTGTAATCTTTCTTGAAGTCTTTGAAGTCTCTCTTCCTGGTAAGAAGTTTAACTACAAATTGTAATAACAGCGTGGAAAATGAAACCACTAAAACACATCATAGCAACAATCTTCCTAGAAAAAATTTTGACCTAAACAAAAAATCCATTAATTCTACAGAGTGATGCCATGAGAAAGAGACTGCCACCTCAAAAGACAGACGAAGGATTCAACTTTTAATCAACTAAGCCTGACTTCCACACAAACTTGTCTGACTACATTGACTCCTTGATCAAAATTCTATCTTACCTGAGGAGGAGTCAAATGATAATCATGAAACCTCTCATTACGTCTATTTGCTGAGCGGTTAAACAGCCCTCCTATCCATGCTCGTGGTCCAACCATAGCACTAgctacaaacaaaaaaaaactgataaGTGAGATGATATATGACATAAAGGTAATAATTCAGTTCAGTCATCTTTAATTGAAACtttaaaaggttaaaaaagaaattcgcTGGTGCAGCTTTGAACTCAGTACATTCACGTTTAAAATAGTTTATCACTATGATCTCAAAAGTTTGTTCCCGACCCTACACACTGCAAGACAGGAGCCTTAGAGCGACTGTCAAAACAATTGAAAGTAAGACacgataaaaataaaagaaaatgtaagaaCCTTCAGTAGAAAGGAAATATTAGGTTTTATATAATATCATCAAGAACATTAATGATATAATTAGAAAGTTGAAATAATGTTGAAAAGTTACAC contains:
- the LOC102624950 gene encoding uncharacterized protein LOC102624950 isoform X1, whose translation is MRLRKRRQCFPSCSSLHRVDEDEIYWRQKKDDEELEWSQNSSHVISQLAQCFTSAMVGPRAWIGGLFNRSANRRNERFHDYHLTPPQEERLQRLQERLQTPFDESRPDHQAALRDLWRFAFPNVVLNGMISEQWKDMGWQGPNPSTDFRGCGFISLENLLFLAKNYPASFQRLLFKQGGNRATWEYPFAVAGINVSFMLIKMLDLFSEKPRCLPGMNFVRILGEDEAAFDVLYCVAFEMMDAQWLAMHASYMEFNEVLKVTRRQLERELSLEDIDRIQDLPAYNLVYQAQKVTLDNFRRDLNYEDRLNYEDRDHF
- the LOC102624950 gene encoding uncharacterized protein LOC102624950 isoform X4, which translates into the protein MVTEFQSCNFSVGSMFHAMVGPRAWIGGLFNRSANRRNERFHDYHLTPPQEERLQRLQERLQTPFDESRPDHQAALRDLWRFAFPNVVLNGMISEQWKDMGWQGPNPSTDFRGCGFISLENLLFLAKNYPASFQRLLFKQGGNRATWEYPFAVAGINVSFMLIKMLDLFSEKPRCLPGMNFVRILGEDEAAFDVLYCVAFEMMDAQWLAMHASYMEFNEVLKVTRRQLERELSLEDIDRIQDLPAYNLVYQAQKVTLDNFRRDLNYEDRLNYEDRDHF
- the LOC102624950 gene encoding uncharacterized protein LOC102624950 isoform X5 — protein: MVGPRAWIGGLFNRSANRRNERFHDYHLTPPQEERLQRLQERLQTPFDESRPDHQAALRDLWRFAFPNVVLNGMISEQWKDMGWQGPNPSTDFRGCGFISLENLLFLAKNYPASFQRLLFKQGGNRATWEYPFAVAGINVSFMLIKMLDLFSEKPRCLPGMNFVRILGEDEAAFDVLYCVAFEMMDAQWLAMHASYMEFNEVLKVTRRQLERELSLEDIDRIQDLPAYNLVYQAQKVTLDNFRRDLNYEDRLNYEDRDHF
- the LOC102624950 gene encoding uncharacterized protein LOC102624950 isoform X2; its protein translation is MRLRKRRQCFPSCSSLHRVDEDEIYWRQKKDDEELEWSQNSSHVISQLAQCFTSAMVGPRAWIGGLFNRSANRRNERFHDYHLTPPQEERLQRLQERLQTPFDESRPDHQAALRDLWRFAFPNVVLNGMISEQWKDMGWQGPNPSTDFRGCGFISLENLLFLAKNYPRLLFKQGGNRATWEYPFAVAGINVSFMLIKMLDLFSEKPRCLPGMNFVRILGEDEAAFDVLYCVAFEMMDAQWLAMHASYMEFNEVLKVTRRQLERELSLEDIDRIQDLPAYNLVYQAQKVTLDNFRRDLNYEDRLNYEDRDHF
- the LOC102624950 gene encoding uncharacterized protein LOC102624950 isoform X7 → MVTEFQSCNFSVGSMFHAMVGPRAWIGGLFNRSANRRNERFHDYHLTPPQAALRDLWRFAFPNVVLNGMISEQWKDMGWQGPNPSTDFRGCGFISLENLLFLAKNYPASFQRLLFKQGGNRATWEYPFAVAGINVSFMLIKMLDLFSEKPRCLPGMNFVRILGEDEAAFDVLYCVAFEMMDAQWLAMHASYMEFNEVLKVTRRQLERELSLEDIDRIQDLPAYNLVYQAQKVTLDNFRRDLNYEDRLNYEDRDHF
- the LOC102624950 gene encoding uncharacterized protein LOC102624950 isoform X3 gives rise to the protein MRLRKRRQCFPSCSSLHRVDEDEIYWRQKKDDEELEWSQNSSHVISQLAQCFTSAMVGPRAWIGGLFNRSANRRNERFHDYHLTPPQAALRDLWRFAFPNVVLNGMISEQWKDMGWQGPNPSTDFRGCGFISLENLLFLAKNYPASFQRLLFKQGGNRATWEYPFAVAGINVSFMLIKMLDLFSEKPRCLPGMNFVRILGEDEAAFDVLYCVAFEMMDAQWLAMHASYMEFNEVLKVTRRQLERELSLEDIDRIQDLPAYNLVYQAQKVTLDNFRRDLNYEDRLNYEDRDHF
- the LOC102624950 gene encoding uncharacterized protein LOC102624950 isoform X6, producing the protein MRLRKRRQCFPSCSSLHRVDEDEIYWRQKKDDEELEWSQNSSHVISQLAQCFTSAMVGPRAWIGGLFNRSANRRNERFHDYHLTPPQEERLQRLQERLQTPFDESRPDHQAALRDLWRFAFPNVVLNGMISEQWKDMGWQGPNPSTDFRGCGFISLENLLFLAKNYPASFQRLLFKQGGNRATWEYPFAVAGINVSFMLIKMLDLFSEKPRCLPGMNFVRILGEDEAAFDVLYCVAFEMMDAQWLAMHASYMEFNDDTEK